TGCAGGTACAACGTTTTGAGTTCTCCATTCTCTTTGAGCGTGTCTTTGAGCTGTCCGCTGCATCGCTCCAGTTCCCGCAGCAGGTCCGCGTTGGCCTCCTGCACGATGGAGGCGCGGCTGCCTCGCTCGTTCTTCAGCTTGTCGTATTCCATTTCCAGTTCCGTGTACTTGAGATCCAGCTGGAGAATAAACGTTAGTCATTCAACAGTTATCTGTAGGTTACACAACAACCTAGTAAAATTAATCTAGAAACAATTAAATGTattgtaaatttaataaataccgCCGCAAGTTTGTCAggtcataataaaatataaatgttctAGCATCTCGCGCCTCAGCTATATAAGAGAATTGTTAACGTAACCACGCTAAGTTCTACATACACTTTTAAGTTCCGCTCGGGTTTTCTCTATTTCGACTTGTAATTGTTCGTTCTGTTGCTTGTAGCTCTCCAGCAGTTCACTATCAGAGTTGTTCCCGAGTAGATCCAGTTTGTTCTGAAGCACTGCTAGCCGCGAGTTCAGTTGCATCTCTATGCCTTTGTGTTCCTCCAACCTAGCACGCAGCTCAGACTCTTGTTTGCGATGAGACTCTATCTTTTTGTCCCTGGAAACGCAataataaattagtaatgaaATGAACGGTTTTTATGTAGAAATGTCATTCAAGGCAAATATAATGGTGTCAAGTCTAGCAGACACAAactctattttatttacatttgacAGCTGTAAATATAGAGCCTTATTTTACTTACAACAAGTGCAAGAAATGGATACAGTACAGCTAGTTTAAAAAATTACAGTggtaaaaactgcctatttttcccatcaggtgtcgctactgttgattgttcttaaattttgacagttcctcaaactatttgagtaaacaaacatgttgttttggttatatttataCACTATAATCCTTTGCACAGCGTTTagctgcaaaatcatagtgctatatttattctctaaagattggaaagaagaaatatagaaaaaaaaattagaattgCAAcagcctttttccaactgatggcttttctttttcgtaactcatccttcagacaaCTATCCCCTtcgctccacattttatagaaatttattttagctggacagtatggaaaataacaaaattaggaACCCTCAAGGGTGCTGCCACCTACGTTTAAGTTTCTAATTTTTATCATTTGGTGAGGTTACAATTTTACAAGGAAGACTGGTAAGCAGCtttcgtaacggaaactttgagggatgattcagaccatggtctgaaccattccccttagtattcgttacagtgtcactgtAAATGTACTACTAAATTCCGTTTACCTCTTAGATAACTCTTCTTGTAATACCGGtagtttttgtatttgttgtttATAACGACTTAGGACCTCCTTTAGAGTAGCTAGTTTTCCTGGCGACGGAGGTTcacctaaaataataatagacattaatatttacataacggcctccgtggtccagtggttgagcgttggacttacgatccggaggccccgggttcgaatcccggtggggacatatcacaaaaatcactttgtgattcctagtttggttaggacattacaggctgatcacctgattgtccaaaaagtaagatgatcggtgcttcgcaaggcacgttaagccgttggtcccggttactactttctgatgtaagtaagtagtcgttacatgagccatgtcaggggtctttggcggctcaatcataaccctgacaccagggttgatgaggttggtattctacctcacaacccacacgataagaagaagaatatttacattAGTTTATTCAACAGTTTATTTTGGAACAAGTAAATACAACGTTAGTCGAATTAGTCTATCATATAGGAGTACTACTTACCAACATATGTGTTATCTGGTAATGATTCCATTAATATTTGATTTAATGTGGTGCGCCAGTTTTCATATTCTTTTTGATTAGCTGCTAGTTTGTTTCGACATAGAACCAATTCGTGTGCAGTAATCTCCAATTTAGACTACAAAACATTAGACAGTTTTTAGAGTTTAGTATTGTGCTTATAGAAATAATAACATTAGACGCAAAATGTATTTGAATTGATGGTGCCAAAAGAATTATTATATTCGTCAAAAAGCGGCGGTGGTATGTAGGTGGTATGAGATAAGCGATTTTTTTTAGGGTTGGTACAACGAAATTAATATAAACACAAACTATGGTTACACTATTAATAAGCTGTACTTTTTGGTAGGCCCTTGTAAGTGTTACTTTTTGACTTACCCCAAGTTCTTTGACCTGTTCTCGCGCGGCGTTTCTCTCCGTGGCCAGCTGCGAGACCTTTTCCTTCAGTTTGTTGATTTCACCGCTCACGAGCCTGCTCTGAGCCACTTCGAGCTCACTGGCCAGTCTGTTTATTGTGGCCCCCTTTTCTATCAAAATATCTTCTTTCTCGCGATCTTTTTCTAAACATCTTTTTTCTAGCATCCTTGCTTCATTTTCCTGCACAATTTTAGCATTGTAATTAGTATCTTTGCGATAAACAgcaaaaaaaacttgtattcaAGTTACTCGTTTACTGACTAACTGACTAACAATGGAGCGAATACAATTTAGCGCTAAATATAGTAGAAAAAATAAGACAGTACATTGTAGTTTTTAGAATTCACTTACTTTTTCGTCAAGTCTGTTTTTAACTTTCATCAAGTCATTTTGTAATCTGTCAACTTCTTCTCTGTGTCTGAAAAAAGGGAAAAAGTATTGGAGCTGAGACCAGCAGAGACCacttcattttaagttatacggaCGGAAGTGGACGGATGATTATTGGCTGTTAAAATTAATGAGTGAATCAACAACGgccgaatcaaataggcatctcgctggtatgcaacccgtttgatgtgCGCTATTAACTTAATATGTCATGGTTGCGTAACCAACTCcagtagacacctcctaattttattttaagcctaGAATTATATCCTAAACATAACCTGGAGATTTTGACAGGGTTGATTTTGAAGGGGTTTCTATCTCAAAttaacgtgtattccataaatttttagTCTGTCGCTTACCCGTCCGTATCCTTTCCGGTAGATAAAGAAATGTCGAGTACaggcgtaaaataaaattaggaggtgtctactgGAGCTGTAATCAGTACATTgactaataaaattatgattgAACTATTTAACAATTACCTGTCTTGCTGTTCTCTAAACAGCGCATCAGTGTCGTGGGTGTGTGACACCTGTCAAATataaagatgtaaaaataaataaaaatacccttattctaaattcaaatcatCCCTGCAATACATTTAGAGAAATATTTaacgtgtttatttatttcaagtcaCGTCCTAAAAACCGATAGAGAGATTCTCATATCTAACATGATAGTGTATACTTCTATAGCctataaaaagtagcatggctcttaaattaaagaATAAGTCTATCGCGGGACGATGGACTGTAATATAATGAATAATATATGGATCACCTGTATATGATTCATAATATTCATCTTAGGTCTTCTGGTTACTTGAGGACATTTCATTAATGTTATCATGTCTGGTTATttccatacattttaaatttagtaCCAATGGTCGCCGCTGTCGCTCTTTtatcatatattttattttaacttggtatcatcactaatttaagagccatgttACTTTgttgggaaaaatagggcagtggttaccctcttgccttccgcccgcagtattctgtctgacgcgagtgggatggcaaccagagtagtatatttcaaagccgtacagGGATTCCTGTCCGGCGCCTCTGAatggtactgacagttactgctgccctctgtcaggtcgGGTATAGACCGTAGTATTTGTTACTTTATATATAATTCGCCataaactagatgtcgctaaccgTATAAGCTTACATATGGAAATAAGTAGCATTTAGCCAGTGTGTCGTAACGTTACGAACACTGACATAGTTTGTACAAGTGTTCGCCACTGGCGCTACATTTGTGAGCGATTTATTCGCGGCAACTTTTTTAGTATGGCAAGAGACCCTCTGGTGTACGTAGTGTGTAAGTTACTCCATAATGTTATGTATCAAAGAAACGTCGAGTACCTGAAGCGTATGCAACCTCTGCTGCACATCCTGGAGGCTGATGTTGGCGGACCGGAGTTCCAACTTCAGTTGCTCCTTATCCTGGTCACTCTCCACCAGCTTCTCCGTCAGCGCCGTCACTTGCTGCTCCAGCTCGATCAGTTTGTGCTTGCTTGACGCTACAACAAGCAAAGGATACATGATATTTACCACCACAATGCCAATACGAGGGATCGAATTTGAGCAATAAATGAAATTTAATTTCGAGATGTTAGGTGGGTGTTGCTTTTACTTTCTGTTAATGCTTAAtgtaaaactatttaaaaatcaTGCTACCCGCGTCAGTGACTTTTTGCGATATGTACTCAGTCAGTCTGCCctggaaagtagcctatgtccATTTGTGAGTTCTACCAGTTTAGGCTTAAAAGAATAAGAAACAGCGTTAgttttactatttattacattaGTAGGATGTATTCTTGTCTCACCAAGCAAATGATGAGCCTCCTGCAGTGAGAGTTCGGCTTTGTCCCGGTCGGTGACGGCGGCTGCGAGCCGTGCCCGCAGCCCATCTATCTCCGAGTCCAGCTTCTCTATCTGCCCGGCCAGCTGCTGGCACTCCTTCACGCGCATCTGCCAGTACATCACTCATTATCAGGGCTTGGAAGCGGTTAACGAATAAGGTTACGCTACCAGTGAAAAATAAAGGTATCGACTTGAAGGTAGAGCCATAACGGTTAAGAAATGCTGTTTTGGTACCAGTACAAAATAATGCTACTGAAATAAcacctaaaaatatttttaccggTACCTATACCTAACTGAATCGTTCAAAATcgaatacaaaaatatctttattcagtaggtaacacagttacacttcgaatcgctattttttacataacgaatgtctcattcACTTAAAACTACTGAAGtatctcacaacctgtatagccggggaaaagaagctgcaagaaaagcctcggtACAGGGCACTagatattcttaaaaaaaataaatcggTAGGTACCGAAAAGACAATGCGATGTGAGCGTGATTTACCAGTTCTAAAACCCTTTATTTTCGGTAGCTGAAAATAGATGTATCTGAGTGCATGTAGGAATATAATATCAATGGAAACAAGCATTACAGTTGTGTCGAATTGTTGTAGTACAAGTAACTTACCTCATACATTACTTTGAGTTGTTCATTATTCATAAATTCCTGTCTTGTATCAAAGTTATTGTTGAGATGGCCTGTAatgtgaaaaaaaatgtttaatacttTGGCGTCTAGTCGCTAGTACCGAATATCAAAGTCAGAACATAGTAAAAGGTTATAAGAAATATCATGGTTATAAGaggaaaaaaacatatttcaatATCTAATGTAGCTTTTCTTTTGATTGTGTCCCCTTAAGAGTGATAACGTTTTATGATTCTTCCCACAAAACAACAGTAAACAAAGATAATGACAGTAAATACTGGATgcattgttttataatatataatatgcatagagcaacacgggcttcCAGGTTACGGGGAAGTCCTTCCATGTTGCTCTAAGATAATATTGCTCCTATTTGAGTAGTTATGTGGGTTAGATACCAGGGATTATACCGCCATCTACATGAATTGTCCTGCGCCCCTTATTGAGACGAACAATACTTTACAGATAAGCCTTTAGGCGCATTAGCAATAATTCGCAAAAATGTCTGGCGATCACAAAACATCCATTTAGCAAATTGACAAAagtataacttattttacaaACAAATCATATCACGCACGATTCAATTAGTGAATCAAGTTTAGTAGGTATGTGGTAAATGTACTACTAATAAATAAGCCAATAGAATTGGTTGTCGCCTGATATGCAAATGCTGTGCTACCTATGGTTACTAGTTACAAAGAAATGTTCATAAGTGAATGTATTAAAGTACAATAACACATTCGCAATAAATTCTTAAGATTAGTTTTTAAATAGACTTTAGTATCATTGGCATCAAATATAACAAACAGTTAACATAGCTAAAACCAAAACACAACACTTACATTCATTCTTAAATCCTGGTCACTAAAGCAAATTTATAGTTAAATAATGCATGCTGAATAGGCTggcttccaactagtcaaatcagttactttttattaaacattaaaacatgaaattattatggaatttgtatgaaaaagcacactgtgacatcatagaaaaacgtgataaaatatcggatttattgttacgtttttcttgattaaaattaataaataagttaaatagaaaaaagaaaaagtttttctttagttttagatctgtttttatttagtaatcagaatttcataatttatcttggacctAGTTCACGAGCCATATGTTGAATTTGATTGAACTGGCTGTCTCAATTAccatatttataaaaatcataaattggTGTTAATCCTACTGCTGAACACTAAGCTGTCCCACTAGGGCTCTCTGGAAACAATTTTTACAAACAGTACAAGTTTAAATATTCACAATTTCTGTTGTGTGTATAATaatctttaaataataataatctttattgaacatagtattacaattttacattaataaaaatacagacaactataatatgaccaattactctagttatgcggcggtccctgcactaagctcagcttgtatcgcaggggccagagtaTGATTTCCTATGTTAAGATTTACAAAAGTGTAGAGGCACCCATTACAAACTAGGTATTACAATAAAATCATTGTTTTCAAAAACATATTCACATAgccttataattaataaatgccATATATCACAACTTCACAAAGGTATGCACATTTAAAATTCAGTTTATCAAACAATAGATTCCACTtactatgtaaataaaaatacaaagaaaccTATACTTTTCCATGCCTTTTTATATTTACCGTAGGAATTGTGAGACATGAATGATTAAAATGAAGCAGTGTTTATCTTAGGTTTAATTCATATACATGTCTATTGCAaagctattaaaataaaaaaaaaaaaatctagtatTAACTTAGTACATACCTCGATAATCCTGGTGATAATAATGGTTTTGCCCATCACCAGCTCCATACGGGCTATAAGGGAGCTTGACAGCATCTTCCTGGTGTCTGATATGTGGCATGTGATTGTTCTTTGGAGTCTCACTGTATAGATTTGGAGATGGTGCATTGTGCTGCTCTTTCAAATGATTGAGGGACTCCACATAAGTCGGTGGCATTCCTGTCCTTATTTGTTTTTGACCTGTAGGTAAATGTTAGATCATAAATATGTCATAGTTCATAATACAgccatttttatataaaaaaattgctGGATACTGAATAGAAAATGCTTTATAGTGGTACATGATATTCATTGTTTGTGTTTACCTCCATTAGTTTGAGCAGGGTCCAGGGTCAAATTTCCACTGCTATTCACTGAGCTGGCTTCATCGTCATCCAGTAAGTCATCAAAAGCATTTTCTAGCTTATGTTTCAACTGTAATCAAAACAGTATCAATTTATAGTACTAATTTATTgacaaacattttattaaataacttcaTATAAAATGTTAACGTCCTACCTCCTCATTGCGTCGTTTCTGATCCTCCAGCTCCTCTTGTTCTTCAAGTCTGTCTTGAGCGCTGTGGTTTATGTGGATACTTGCAGCACCTTGAAACAAACTCATTCCCGGACCTTCCATGTTTACCTAAAGGAATAGTCATATAACTGAAACAATATGTATCCTTACGTAAAACACACGTGGCTTATTAGATTTTGATAATATTTTGATGTAATTTTTGGATCGTGTTCGTTGTTGTCGAAATCTAAAACGTTCCTttttgagtgttttttttttcatcactcATTGAAAGACaattttttgtttctattttctGGGGTTGCCCATTTAAAcatgttacttttattttacctGACCTGACTACACCAGAATAGAAAGAAGGTAATGcttcttgtattgtatttgaGTTGAGACTTGAGAGAACCGTGATGTAACACCATTTATGACGCTGAGGTGAactaaaataatacaaacaaataataagCAGCAGCATGgctgttcttctttttttggaaagggtttattttttattttccggCAATTTCTTATTGCCCTTAGAAAAAATACTAAGGAAAAATTAAAACAAGACATAGAGTACAGAGATTGAACTGTCAATCTCATGTCATGGCCGGTGTGAATGtctgctgaaaaaaaaaaaaaaaacctttcttTTGAAGTGTAAAACACAAAACATCG
This genomic interval from Pectinophora gossypiella chromosome Z, ilPecGoss1.1, whole genome shotgun sequence contains the following:
- the LOC126380211 gene encoding girdin encodes the protein MEGPGMSLFQGAASIHINHSAQDRLEEQEELEDQKRRNEELKHKLENAFDDLLDDDEASSVNSSGNLTLDPAQTNGGQKQIRTGMPPTYVESLNHLKEQHNAPSPNLYSETPKNNHMPHIRHQEDAVKLPYSPYGAGDGQNHYYHQDYRGHLNNNFDTRQEFMNNEQLKVMYEMRVKECQQLAGQIEKLDSEIDGLRARLAAAVTDRDKAELSLQEAHHLLASSKHKLIELEQQVTALTEKLVESDQDKEQLKLELRSANISLQDVQQRLHTLQVSHTHDTDALFREQQDRHREEVDRLQNDLMKVKNRLDEKENEARMLEKRCLEKDREKEDILIEKGATINRLASELEVAQSRLVSGEINKLKEKVSQLATERNAAREQVKELGSKLEITAHELVLCRNKLAANQKEYENWRTTLNQILMESLPDNTYVGEPPSPGKLATLKEVLSRYKQQIQKLPVLQEELSKRDKKIESHRKQESELRARLEEHKGIEMQLNSRLAVLQNKLDLLGNNSDSELLESYKQQNEQLQVEIEKTRAELKSLDLKYTELEMEYDKLKNERGSRASIVQEANADLLRELERCSGQLKDTLKENGELKTLYLQACSSRDTVSREFKDLQCKIQKEKDLFKTQEREYVERLEKEKQQADRLNSELTNAREELDRANKRISELQKEFTDKQKEFTDKLNKYLADEKSSMRKEMEACAQCEKHVKQIRYLEDQLNKCSVKLATQESNETLMKELKGKAEFFQQYIMERFRKLHEQRSVGTNTEPEGASRPASGGSGGDTPPEGASIEQLVQDCDQGLAAKTALMMKEKAIRDQIAEKFTLEMKTMEMNCLRKVKEMENEHLTAITKLKELLERKAQEVETLKEFILSERAKITQVLESKENEISVLIREHNEMQADCQKAKDNLVDWRLKAERYKERLSRLSSLEDALKNEREDWKQKTSTSAKELQGIKNKIVELQAKLAQVEEKHERLQAEHQILQDKYKNCKKTVYTYKDYIAKKDAHVNNEMNRIQDEYRKIFVKLQNQLNFHVNCRVQEERSQGKRTQAQQYQQVDYTEKMNKLNEDFAKLAQNRFKEPDSNQ